A single Cnuibacter physcomitrellae DNA region contains:
- a CDS encoding carboxylate--amine ligase/circularly permuted type 2 ATP-grasp protein, with protein sequence MAAELTLGAEEELHLIDLESSKLSARAPQLLSRLPSESYSAEIQRTTVETNTEPVSTLDGLREEILRLRKGVIDIAEPEGIGIAAVGTAPRSAFADFELTTTGRYGRMQEQYRLLVDEQLICGTQIHVGVSDRDLAVEIAQRVSDHLPTLLAISASSPYWNGHDTGYSSIRSIIWQRWPSAGATGQLASAAEYDQLLEDLIHSGVIADSKMAYFEVRPSSHAPTLELRVCDACPIVDDAVLIAGLFRAAVRAAEDDILAGRPYRPAAAPLHRAAMWQAARSGLTADLLDDEEHPRPIAAAHAVRRLTRRLRPQLEELGDWEQVHELSEVLLARGNSADRQRAAFAERGDLDDVVRLVVEETHGPASGRVAAVPALRSYPVRAGDEAVSAGSTPKPLYRDLVAFFEGRSREEIEERMAAGATWVRAHEMTFGVDGDSIDFDVDLVPRLINAHEWAEITAGVVQRARALEAFLQDVYGEQRVLRDGLLPRSAVEESPGWRDEARRLPSGALRAPVLGFDLVRNEFGGWRVLEDNVRNPSGITYAVAARRLMDAVVPDLPRPPGLLTPSSSFRLLRSALLAPAGGEGVVALLSSGPGSTAWFEHRTLAAGANLLLLTVDDLSVEGGRVIERGSGTPIDTLYLRLDVELPEAVDRSGRAVGAEVMDVAERGAVHLVNAPGNGIADDKAMYCSVPELIAYYLGERPALESVPTYRTSDETERRAVLGRLGELVTKPVDGHGGHGVLIGPAATASEVAERRAAIAADPGDWVAQEVVALSTHPTFGRFADGPALEPRHVDLRVFVYATGPDQYTVADAAFTRVARQGSMVVNSSQGGGAKDTWIVGPATAPGVLAGERGTEEG encoded by the coding sequence ATGGCCGCGGAGTTGACCCTGGGCGCAGAGGAAGAGCTCCACCTGATCGATCTGGAGAGCTCGAAGCTCTCGGCGCGCGCGCCGCAGCTGCTCTCCAGACTCCCGTCGGAGAGCTACTCCGCCGAGATCCAACGCACCACCGTCGAGACGAACACCGAGCCGGTGAGCACCCTCGACGGCCTCCGCGAGGAGATCCTCCGCCTGCGCAAGGGCGTGATCGACATCGCGGAGCCCGAGGGGATCGGCATCGCGGCGGTCGGCACCGCGCCGCGCAGCGCCTTCGCCGACTTCGAGCTCACCACGACGGGCCGTTACGGGCGGATGCAGGAGCAGTACCGGCTCCTGGTCGACGAGCAGCTGATCTGCGGCACGCAGATCCACGTGGGCGTCTCCGACCGCGATCTCGCCGTCGAGATCGCGCAGCGCGTCTCCGACCACCTGCCGACCCTGCTCGCGATCAGCGCCAGCTCGCCCTACTGGAACGGGCACGACACCGGCTACTCGAGCATCCGCTCGATCATCTGGCAGCGGTGGCCGAGCGCGGGGGCGACGGGTCAGCTGGCCTCGGCGGCGGAGTACGACCAGCTGCTCGAGGACCTCATCCACTCCGGGGTGATCGCCGACTCGAAGATGGCCTACTTCGAGGTCCGGCCGTCGTCTCACGCCCCGACCCTCGAGCTGCGCGTCTGCGACGCCTGTCCGATCGTCGACGACGCCGTGCTCATCGCCGGCCTCTTCCGCGCCGCGGTGAGGGCGGCCGAGGACGACATCCTCGCGGGCAGGCCCTACCGACCGGCGGCGGCGCCGCTGCATCGCGCGGCGATGTGGCAGGCCGCGCGGAGCGGTCTGACCGCCGACCTGCTCGACGACGAGGAGCATCCGCGCCCGATCGCCGCTGCCCACGCGGTCCGGCGTCTCACCCGGCGCCTGCGCCCGCAGCTCGAGGAGCTGGGCGACTGGGAGCAGGTGCACGAGCTGTCCGAGGTGCTGCTGGCCCGCGGCAACTCCGCCGACCGCCAGCGAGCGGCGTTCGCCGAGCGCGGCGACCTCGACGACGTCGTGCGGCTCGTGGTCGAGGAGACGCACGGCCCGGCCTCAGGCCGCGTCGCTGCGGTGCCGGCGCTCCGCTCCTACCCGGTGCGCGCCGGCGACGAGGCGGTGAGCGCGGGCTCGACGCCGAAGCCGCTCTACCGCGACCTCGTCGCCTTCTTCGAGGGGCGCTCGCGCGAGGAGATCGAGGAGCGGATGGCGGCCGGCGCGACGTGGGTGCGTGCCCACGAGATGACGTTCGGGGTCGACGGCGACTCGATCGACTTCGACGTCGATCTCGTCCCGCGGCTGATCAACGCCCACGAGTGGGCCGAGATCACCGCGGGTGTGGTGCAGCGGGCCCGCGCGCTCGAGGCCTTCCTGCAGGACGTCTACGGCGAGCAGCGTGTGCTGCGCGACGGCCTGCTGCCGCGCAGCGCCGTCGAGGAGTCGCCGGGCTGGCGCGACGAGGCACGGAGGCTTCCCTCGGGAGCCCTGCGCGCCCCCGTGCTCGGCTTCGACCTCGTCCGCAACGAGTTCGGCGGATGGCGCGTGCTCGAGGACAACGTGCGCAATCCCAGCGGCATCACCTATGCCGTGGCCGCGCGTCGCCTCATGGATGCGGTCGTGCCCGACCTGCCGCGGCCTCCCGGGCTCCTCACCCCCTCGTCGTCCTTCCGTCTCCTCAGGTCCGCGCTGCTCGCGCCCGCCGGCGGCGAGGGCGTGGTCGCTCTCCTCTCCTCGGGCCCGGGGAGCACCGCGTGGTTCGAGCACCGCACCCTCGCCGCGGGAGCGAACCTCCTGCTGCTCACCGTCGACGACCTCTCGGTCGAGGGCGGGCGGGTCATCGAGCGCGGCTCGGGCACCCCCATCGACACCCTGTACCTGCGTCTCGACGTCGAACTGCCAGAGGCGGTCGACCGATCGGGGCGGGCGGTCGGCGCCGAGGTGATGGACGTGGCCGAGCGCGGCGCCGTGCATCTCGTGAACGCGCCGGGCAACGGGATCGCCGACGACAAGGCGATGTACTGCTCGGTGCCCGAGCTGATCGCGTACTACCTCGGTGAGCGTCCCGCCCTCGAGTCGGTGCCCACCTACCGCACCTCCGACGAGACGGAGCGCCGAGCCGTGCTCGGGCGGCTGGGCGAGCTCGTCACGAAGCCCGTCGACGGACACGGCGGCCACGGCGTGCTGATCGGACCGGCGGCGACGGCGTCCGAGGTGGCCGAGCGGCGAGCGGCGATCGCCGCCGATCCCGGCGACTGGGTGGCGCAGGAGGTGGTGGCGCTGTCGACGCATCCGACCTTCGGGCGCTTCGCAGACGGCCCGGCCCTCGAACCGCGGCACGTCGACCTGCGCGTCTTCGTCTACGCCACCGGTCCGGACCAGTACACGGTGGCCGATGCGGCCTTCACGCGGGTGGCGCGCCAGGGGAGCATGGTCGTGAACTCCTCGCAGGGCGGCGGCGCGAAGGACACCTGGATCGTCGGACCCGCGACCGCCCCCGGGGTCCTCGCCGGAGAGCGCGGAACGGAGGAGGGCTGA
- a CDS encoding MFS transporter, which yields MSSIPRLGRRGAFWASALVLALCLWASGAPSVLYPVYAADWGLPAVVTTSVFAAYPLALLIVLALFGGVSDSIGRRRAMLLGVALIAVAAVAFALAPNVLWLYAGRILQGVGTGFALGAASASLVEHNVSGNPRFPSSVTGSATASGLTLALLVSGVLAEFAPLPLVLSFAVLFLLGAAAFVLVWRMPDDTAGLGAPNWRPRALRLAPGLLRPFLAATLSVSLAYSIGAVFLSLGAQMARDLTGTSDLAVTGALLAISAAVIGVVSVLLARVPAHVSVLLGGALSLASLAIMAACAVWGSLPLFLAWCVTGGVAYAFAFTGGIGVVNRAAPAQHRGATLSLMYLFSYLLQALTAIGAGALATGIGLEPAVDVLAPLLGVLALGALVAGAADVAAGRRAVGGTLSTARR from the coding sequence ATGTCGTCGATTCCGCGTCTCGGTCGCCGGGGCGCCTTCTGGGCCTCGGCCCTCGTCCTCGCCCTCTGCCTCTGGGCCAGCGGCGCCCCCAGCGTGCTCTACCCGGTCTACGCGGCGGACTGGGGTCTGCCCGCCGTCGTCACGACGTCGGTCTTCGCTGCCTACCCTCTCGCGCTGCTCATCGTCCTCGCGCTGTTCGGGGGCGTCTCCGACAGCATCGGCCGGCGCCGGGCGATGCTCCTCGGCGTGGCGCTCATCGCCGTCGCCGCCGTGGCCTTCGCGCTCGCGCCCAACGTCCTCTGGCTGTACGCGGGCCGCATCCTGCAGGGTGTGGGCACGGGGTTCGCGCTCGGCGCCGCGAGCGCATCCCTGGTCGAGCACAACGTGTCGGGCAACCCGCGGTTCCCGAGCTCGGTGACCGGCTCGGCCACCGCATCCGGTCTCACGCTCGCCCTGCTGGTGTCGGGGGTCCTCGCCGAGTTCGCGCCGCTGCCGCTCGTGCTGAGCTTCGCGGTGCTCTTCCTCCTCGGTGCGGCCGCGTTCGTCCTCGTCTGGCGGATGCCCGACGACACGGCGGGACTGGGGGCGCCGAACTGGCGCCCGCGCGCGCTCCGCCTCGCGCCGGGGCTCCTCCGGCCGTTCCTGGCGGCGACGCTGTCGGTGTCGCTCGCCTACAGCATCGGCGCGGTGTTCCTCTCGCTCGGCGCTCAGATGGCCCGCGATCTCACGGGGACGTCCGATCTGGCCGTCACCGGCGCCCTCCTGGCGATCTCGGCCGCGGTCATCGGCGTCGTGTCGGTGCTCCTGGCTCGGGTTCCCGCCCACGTCTCGGTGCTGCTGGGCGGGGCACTGAGCCTGGCCTCCCTCGCGATCATGGCGGCCTGCGCCGTCTGGGGCAGCCTTCCGCTCTTCCTCGCCTGGTGTGTGACGGGCGGGGTGGCGTACGCGTTCGCCTTCACCGGTGGGATCGGTGTGGTGAACCGGGCGGCGCCCGCGCAGCACCGAGGGGCCACGCTGTCGCTGATGTACCTGTTCTCGTATCTGCTCCAGGCGCTCACGGCGATCGGGGCCGGCGCGCTCGCGACCGGGATCGGGCTCGAGCCCGCCGTCGACGTGCTGGCGCCGCTGCTCGGCGTGCTCGCCCTCGGAGCGCTCGTCGCGGGGGCGGCGGACGTCGCCGCCGGCCGGCGAGCAGTTGGCGGGACCCTCTCGACCGCGCGGCGCTGA
- a CDS encoding lysophospholipid acyltransferase family protein — protein sequence MFKQVLRGLARPFTRVVFHPTVIGRENVPRTGAVLLASNHLSFIDSVAITILAPRDVRFLAKAEYFTGTGAKGRLSRSFFEGIGAIPVDRASNTAAKDSLDRGLEVLQAGGAFAIYPEGTRSRDGRLYKGRTGVAFLALTAQCPVVPVAITGTPDVMPPDTSEIRVRPVTVQFGEPIDATAYGEASSARARRKLTDDVMDSIGRMSGQELAGTYNEPPAANVVERVRRAMHRNDPEAPTP from the coding sequence GTGTTCAAACAGGTCCTCCGCGGGCTCGCGCGTCCCTTCACGCGGGTGGTCTTCCATCCGACGGTGATCGGCCGGGAGAACGTGCCGAGGACGGGCGCGGTCCTCCTGGCGAGCAACCATCTGAGCTTCATCGACAGCGTGGCCATCACGATCCTCGCCCCGCGCGACGTGCGGTTCCTCGCCAAGGCGGAGTACTTCACCGGCACCGGCGCGAAGGGGCGCCTGTCGAGGTCGTTCTTCGAGGGCATCGGGGCCATCCCGGTCGACCGTGCGAGCAACACTGCGGCGAAGGACTCGCTCGACCGGGGGCTCGAGGTGCTGCAGGCGGGCGGGGCGTTCGCGATCTACCCGGAGGGCACCCGCTCCCGCGACGGGCGCCTCTACAAGGGGCGCACCGGCGTGGCGTTCCTCGCGTTGACGGCGCAGTGCCCGGTGGTCCCGGTGGCCATCACGGGCACACCCGACGTGATGCCGCCCGACACCTCCGAGATCCGCGTACGACCGGTGACGGTCCAGTTCGGCGAGCCCATCGACGCCACTGCCTACGGGGAGGCGTCGTCCGCCCGCGCCCGCCGCAAGCTCACCGACGACGTGATGGACTCGATCGGGCGGATGTCGGGCCAGGAGCTCGCCGGCACCTACAACGAGCCGCCCGCCGCCAACGTGGTCGAGCGCGTCCGTCGCGCCATGCACCGCAACGACCCCGAGGCGCCCACGCCCTGA
- a CDS encoding N-acetylglutaminylglutamine amidotransferase: protein MCGLAGEIRFDGRRADLEAVDRMTGCLRHRGPDADGIWARGPVALGHRRLSIIDLSAAGSQPMIDTALGLSIVFNGCIYNHRQLRAELEAKGHRFLSTSDTEVIGKAYAEWGTDCVDHLLGMFAFVVVEQASGRAVLARDRLGIKPLYLDERADRLRFASTLPALLAAGDVDTTIDTTALAMYLSFHSVVPAPRTILRGVRKLPPATVRVIEPDGTSTERVYWEPDFSRDPGRADWSERDWQDALLASLRTAVERRMVADVPVGVLLSGGIDSSLVVALLAEAGQTDLATFSIGFESAGGESGDEFEYSDVVARRFATDHHRIRIDGSRLLPGIDGALEAMSEPMVSHDCVAFYLLSEDVSSHVKVVQSGQGADEVLGGYDWYPPLAGVARESAADAYERVFFDRSRAALRELLDDRWRAEVDAEAPRAFIDERFGRPGAETAVDAALRNDTTVMLVDDPVKRVDNMTMAWGLEARVPFLDHEFVELVGRIPPELKLADGGKGVLKRAARGVVPDEVIDRTKGYFPVPAIRQLEGPYLERVREALTDPAARERGLFRPETVDRLLADPNTTRTTLGSNELWQLALLEMWLQKHGVR from the coding sequence ATGTGCGGACTGGCGGGCGAGATCCGCTTCGACGGGCGGCGAGCCGACCTCGAGGCCGTCGATCGGATGACCGGGTGCCTGCGTCACCGCGGGCCCGACGCCGACGGGATCTGGGCACGCGGACCGGTCGCGCTCGGGCACCGGCGGCTGTCGATCATCGACCTGAGCGCCGCCGGCTCCCAGCCGATGATCGACACCGCGCTCGGGCTCTCGATCGTGTTCAACGGGTGCATCTACAACCACCGGCAGCTCCGGGCCGAGCTCGAGGCGAAGGGCCACCGCTTCCTCTCCACCTCCGACACCGAGGTGATCGGCAAGGCGTATGCCGAGTGGGGCACGGACTGCGTGGACCACCTGCTGGGGATGTTCGCGTTCGTCGTCGTGGAGCAGGCATCCGGCCGCGCCGTGCTCGCGCGCGACCGCCTGGGCATCAAGCCCCTGTACCTCGACGAGCGGGCCGACCGACTGCGCTTCGCCTCGACGCTCCCCGCCCTCCTCGCGGCGGGCGATGTCGACACGACCATCGACACCACCGCGCTGGCGATGTACCTCAGCTTCCACTCCGTCGTCCCCGCGCCGCGGACCATCCTCCGTGGTGTGCGCAAGCTCCCGCCGGCGACGGTCCGGGTGATCGAGCCCGACGGCACGAGCACCGAGCGCGTGTACTGGGAGCCCGACTTCAGCCGCGACCCGGGCCGGGCCGACTGGTCCGAGCGCGACTGGCAGGATGCGCTCCTCGCGTCGCTGCGCACGGCCGTCGAGCGCCGCATGGTCGCCGACGTGCCCGTCGGAGTGCTGCTCTCGGGCGGCATCGACTCCTCGCTGGTGGTCGCGCTGCTCGCCGAGGCCGGGCAGACCGACCTCGCCACGTTCAGCATCGGCTTCGAGTCCGCGGGCGGGGAGTCGGGCGACGAGTTCGAGTACTCGGATGTGGTCGCCCGGCGGTTCGCGACCGATCACCACCGCATCCGCATCGACGGATCGAGGCTGCTGCCCGGGATCGACGGGGCGCTCGAGGCGATGAGCGAGCCGATGGTCAGCCACGACTGCGTGGCGTTCTACCTCCTCAGCGAGGACGTGTCGAGTCACGTGAAGGTGGTGCAGTCCGGGCAGGGCGCCGACGAGGTGCTCGGCGGCTACGACTGGTACCCGCCGCTCGCCGGCGTCGCCCGCGAGAGCGCCGCCGACGCCTACGAGCGGGTGTTCTTCGACCGGTCGCGCGCCGCCCTGCGGGAGCTGCTCGACGACCGGTGGCGGGCCGAGGTCGACGCGGAGGCGCCCCGGGCCTTCATCGACGAGCGCTTCGGTCGACCGGGCGCCGAGACCGCGGTCGACGCGGCCCTCCGCAACGACACCACCGTCATGCTGGTGGACGATCCGGTGAAGCGCGTCGACAACATGACCATGGCCTGGGGGCTGGAGGCGCGGGTGCCGTTCCTCGACCACGAGTTCGTCGAGCTCGTCGGGCGCATCCCGCCCGAGCTCAAGCTCGCCGACGGCGGCAAGGGCGTGCTGAAGCGCGCCGCCCGCGGCGTCGTGCCGGACGAGGTGATCGACCGCACCAAGGGCTACTTCCCGGTCCCCGCGATCCGGCAGCTCGAAGGCCCGTACCTGGAGCGCGTGCGCGAGGCGCTCACCGATCCCGCGGCCCGCGAGCGGGGGCTGTTCCGGCCGGAGACGGTCGATCGGCTCCTCGCCGACCCGAACACGACCCGCACCACCCTCGGCTCGAACGAGCTCTGGCAGCTCGCCCTGCTCGAGATGTGGCTGCAGAAGCACGGCGTGCGATGA
- a CDS encoding S9 family peptidase, whose amino-acid sequence MSLRVEPHYFDLGPEGRRSLVDRVLADRLERARRLAVELSAAWGSWGPTMTPDAGRVAFVSDRSGSPELWVQDVVLDGPPPEAVPLRFTDDPVVSVSWSADSAWLACAVATGGGVRTQVWVVRPDGTDARLVAGSSTQHAELGPWTRSGHRVIVTLPAEAAGEPTRAFLADPATGSLEALAEGDLIHVLDLSAYERMLVLRDGPRGHEFCVVVDRERDEEHPLMPHPARGATDRAIIRPAPAGSGHPGMAYFVTEVGLPRRQLVSLAIDPDDWSRAPEVLAVREDAELEALDADDAGRRLLLVWNVAGRSELELYDTVDRVFTPITGLPGAVATSPVLSRDGESVVLAVEGPQRPRELWHLEVATLGWTRVTDVPELPGTGLVEPSLERYEGLDGLEITGWLYRATGSGAATGGRRAAMLHLHGGPESQERPVFSAQHQAMAAAGISVLAPNVRGSSGFGREFGHADDVHGRQGAFDDVTASARHLVEIGVAEEGRLAVTGRSYGGYLTLCALAFTPEVFVAGVDVCGMSDLLAFYEETEPWIAEAAVTKYGDPVADRALLEAISPLNAADRIRSPLLVVHGELDTNVPIGEARRIVARLEQLGREVEYLELPGEGHEYRRVESRRTLVDAMLRFLAPRLLGSAEIESRRRPR is encoded by the coding sequence ATGAGCCTGCGCGTGGAGCCGCACTACTTCGACCTCGGCCCGGAGGGCAGGAGGTCGCTCGTCGACCGGGTCCTGGCGGACCGCCTCGAGCGCGCCCGGAGGCTGGCCGTGGAGCTCTCGGCCGCGTGGGGGAGCTGGGGCCCGACGATGACCCCGGATGCGGGCAGGGTCGCGTTCGTGAGCGACCGGTCGGGCTCGCCGGAGCTGTGGGTGCAGGACGTCGTGCTCGACGGACCGCCGCCGGAGGCCGTGCCGCTGCGGTTCACCGACGACCCCGTCGTGTCGGTGAGCTGGTCCGCCGACAGCGCGTGGCTCGCCTGCGCCGTGGCGACCGGGGGAGGCGTGCGCACCCAGGTGTGGGTGGTGCGGCCCGACGGCACGGACGCTCGGCTCGTCGCGGGATCGTCGACGCAGCACGCGGAGCTGGGGCCGTGGACCCGCAGCGGACATCGCGTCATCGTGACCCTCCCCGCCGAGGCGGCGGGCGAGCCGACGCGCGCGTTCCTCGCCGACCCCGCGACCGGATCGCTCGAGGCGCTCGCGGAGGGCGACCTCATCCACGTGCTCGACCTCTCCGCCTACGAGCGGATGCTGGTGCTCCGCGACGGCCCGCGGGGACACGAGTTCTGCGTGGTCGTCGACCGGGAACGCGACGAGGAGCATCCGCTCATGCCGCATCCGGCCCGAGGCGCCACCGACCGCGCCATCATCCGGCCCGCCCCCGCCGGTTCGGGGCATCCCGGCATGGCGTACTTCGTCACCGAGGTGGGGTTGCCGAGACGGCAGCTGGTCTCGCTCGCCATCGATCCCGACGACTGGTCGCGGGCGCCCGAGGTGCTCGCCGTGCGCGAGGACGCCGAGCTCGAGGCGCTCGACGCCGACGACGCCGGCCGTCGGCTCCTGCTCGTCTGGAACGTCGCGGGACGCAGCGAGCTCGAGCTCTACGACACCGTCGACCGCGTCTTCACGCCGATCACGGGCCTTCCCGGCGCGGTGGCGACCAGCCCCGTGCTGAGCCGCGACGGGGAGAGCGTGGTGCTCGCCGTGGAGGGGCCGCAGCGGCCCCGGGAGCTCTGGCACCTCGAGGTAGCGACCCTCGGCTGGACGCGCGTCACCGACGTGCCCGAGTTGCCCGGCACCGGCCTGGTGGAGCCGTCGCTCGAGCGCTACGAGGGGCTCGACGGGCTCGAGATCACCGGATGGCTCTATCGCGCCACGGGGAGCGGCGCGGCGACCGGCGGGCGGCGCGCGGCGATGCTGCACCTCCACGGCGGACCGGAGTCGCAGGAGAGGCCCGTCTTCAGCGCCCAGCACCAGGCGATGGCGGCGGCGGGCATCAGCGTGCTCGCGCCCAACGTCCGGGGCTCCTCGGGATTCGGCCGCGAGTTCGGTCACGCGGACGACGTGCACGGCAGGCAGGGTGCGTTCGACGACGTCACGGCCTCCGCCCGTCACCTCGTCGAGATCGGGGTGGCCGAGGAGGGGCGGCTCGCCGTCACCGGCCGGTCGTACGGCGGGTACCTCACGCTGTGCGCGCTGGCGTTCACCCCCGAGGTGTTCGTCGCGGGGGTCGACGTGTGCGGCATGAGCGACCTGCTCGCCTTCTACGAGGAGACCGAGCCGTGGATCGCCGAGGCCGCGGTCACGAAGTACGGCGACCCTGTCGCGGACCGCGCCCTGCTGGAGGCGATCTCGCCGCTGAACGCCGCCGACCGCATCCGCTCGCCGCTGCTCGTCGTGCACGGCGAGCTCGACACGAACGTGCCGATCGGAGAGGCGAGGCGGATCGTGGCCCGGCTCGAGCAGCTGGGGCGCGAGGTCGAGTACCTCGAGCTGCCCGGCGAGGGGCACGAGTACCGCCGTGTGGAGTCGCGGCGGACGCTCGTCGACGCGATGCTGCGCTTCCTCGCCCCGCGCCTGCTGGGCTCGGCGGAGATTGAGAGCCGACGGCGCCCTCGCTGA
- a CDS encoding winged helix-turn-helix transcriptional regulator has product MPAIDPLTSRCQVVRTLDVIGEKWSLLLVRDALRGRTTYSEFRESLGIPTDVLSTRLAKLVERGVLEKRAYRAEGSRERFSYHLTEAGQGLALVVGAMAQWGETYNPCDGASSSRFVEADDRDAAVGISFIDGSGRALTPTEVALVLRR; this is encoded by the coding sequence ATGCCCGCGATCGATCCGCTCACCTCGCGCTGCCAGGTCGTCCGCACGCTCGACGTCATCGGCGAGAAGTGGTCGCTGCTCCTCGTGCGCGACGCCCTGCGCGGGCGCACCACCTACTCCGAGTTCCGTGAGTCGCTCGGCATCCCCACCGACGTGCTGAGCACCCGGCTCGCCAAGCTCGTCGAGCGCGGCGTGCTCGAGAAGCGCGCCTACCGGGCCGAGGGGTCGCGCGAGCGCTTCTCCTACCACCTCACTGAGGCGGGGCAGGGTCTCGCACTCGTGGTCGGCGCCATGGCGCAGTGGGGCGAGACGTACAACCCCTGCGACGGCGCGTCCTCGTCGCGCTTCGTCGAGGCCGACGACCGGGATGCCGCAGTCGGCATCTCCTTCATCGACGGCTCCGGGCGCGCCCTCACGCCTACCGAGGTCGCGCTGGTCCTCCGCCGCTGA